Part of the Nicotiana tabacum cultivar K326 chromosome 20, ASM71507v2, whole genome shotgun sequence genome, AACCATTTTGACAAATTGTGAGGTACTATAATACTGTCATTGGTCTAATTGATAGTCGAAATTTATATTACTGGTATTCCAAAGAGATGTTAGACGAGATACAACAACATGACATATTTATATCTTATTTCGCAAGATATTATAATTACAAATATTATATAACTAATTCAACTAAATTCATCATCTTTGTATGTTAAGAAGATATTGTTTCAATgtatataataatttatttattttgtatatattttatactgATTGACGCGAAATACACGTGTACTAGCTTTAGCTAGTGTGATAAATGGTAGCAACTAGgagtgttcatggttcggtttggatcggtttttctctaaaaagaaaccaaaccaattaagtcggtttttcaaatattagaaccaaaccaaaccaagtaaatCGGTTTTTTCtggattcggtttatgtcggtttttttgattttttcggttatttatcggtTTTTCCTTAAATATacgacatacactaccaaacacacatttcggtgaccacattttcaacgtaacactatcaaatcaattgccctttgacaaatatattatttaccaagatatattgatgataattgaatcaaatagtgatgaataatttaaggactcaattaaaaatatattatttttaacatgaaatagattcttacacttaacaaaagaaaactaccaattaaactagaatgtaaaggtaaagaactgtactaaaagtgcaaacgattaatatttactataaaaaatttaaaactttgtacaaaagtatacatatatataggtgtaataataaatttaaaatagctactcctatattcggtttggttcggcttttttaaattaaaaccaaaaccaaaccaaatttgatcggtttttaaattttaaaaccaaaccaaaccaaaaagtatcgggTTTTTTttgtcggtttggtttggttttcggtttgattcggattttcggatttttatgaacacccctagtagGGGCAACCAAAAGAAATCCGAGAATGAAACATGACATCCCCTAACTTATATGATTATCTCTCTTTCTTTTGGAATATCCAAAAGAATGCTTACTGGCTCCATCACATTCGATGGCGTGTGGATAGTAGATTCAGAGGAGCCTTAGAAATAAATCACATGATTTGCCAAATTTTGGCAGTCACAGCCACCACAATTAGATAATCTATACCCCCATAAGATGGCAATATTAATAGTAAGAATAAACAAACTCTACACATTAAATTGATCAATGTTTTACTACAGAAGTGTTGCTAAAATCATCCTTACCGTAACAAGTATAGTGTTAATAGGTCTGGTTTTATTCTTCGTAAAAACAGACTACGCATTCATATCACTGACTGAAAAGTGTTTCGAATCTCTCCCACCGTCCTTACCAAGGACGCAATCCTTAATAAGAGGGTGTTGATGTCGACAATTAGTGTAGAAAATTTGTATGTAGTTGAGCAATTCTTCCTTTCCATTCCAATAGTATTAGTATGTATTCTCGTATTTTCTTATTCTTAGTTCCCTGCTGCtacatgtatttttcttttcagtcatcttattatcttgttattgttacTACTTCGTTTTCATGGCTTGTACGCAATTGTTTGTCTATCCCATTATTGTTGTGTTTATGCTTTTCTTGAGTCCGAGGGTCTAttaaaaacagtctctctaccttcacaCGGTAGTATAAAGACCCCACTTATGAAATTACACTGGGTATGtcgtttcttcttctttctttttttgttgtgtgtgtgtgggggggggggggtgtttctCAAAATGCATCGTGCAGCTCGATAGAAAAACAGAAAACACAACATTTAGAATTACTATAATCAAACTGCTTTCAAGAAAAGCATCAATCTTCCCAATTCCAAGAACAAAATATTTTATCTCTAAAGAAACTTCAGTAAGAAAACCTTACAATCAAAAGTGTTGATATAACTCAAAACAAATTTGCAAGGGATCCCAATATAACCTCAACTCTTAACCAAAAATAGGGAAAACAAACAGACCAAGAGCGGTATACTGCTAACTACTTACTCTTCCTCAACTATTCTTCCCTTCTCGCTGACATAGATACCATCAAGGAACTTACGGATATCTTTGTTCTTCACATGGCATTTCTGtccccaaaacaaaaaaaaaaacaatatatgACCTTAATATGCAAGATCTTGATATTCACTATAGAGAGTAAACACATATTACGGAAATAGGGTGATATCTAAAAGAATAGCAAAGAAATGGAGGTTTACTTGGTTAATGAGGGCAGCAGATCGTGAGACAAGTTCAATGTCATTTCCGTCCAATACCAACTCATCCTTAACTTTTTCTGAGCGGACAACAGTAACCCCTTCAAGCATATCGACTTTCCTCACCTGAAAATCACAGCAAACAAGTCGGTCTCTTATTGCTCTACACTTGAGAAATGCCCATAATAAGTGCAAGAGCAAAAACAAATTATACGATCTCAAGGTTATTTAAATATCCATCATGCTGACATGTGAGACAGCAGTGTATTGAGGATCACCACATTCAAACAAGATCATTACAAGCAAATGCATAGTGAATACCAGTGATAAGGGAAGTTTTTTACATTTAATATAAGAATATCAGTTTCCAAGCAAAGGGCAATAGATTCTACATTATCTAGTGCTAGAAGACAAGAGTAGACAAACATATGAATCATTCTAGGAAGACTTCCCTTTAACTATGaccaagggggggggggggggggaattagaGAAGTTGATAAACTTCTAAAAGTATCAAATCATTGTCTTAGTACATTCCTGTATAATCTTAAACAAAAAAATCAGCAAAAGTAAAGCACATTGAAGCTCATTGCAGATAAATCATGTACACTATAAACCATGTAAGGGACACTTAAATCCATCAATATTAGTCTTGTGATGATCTCCACATGCTTATGAGAAGACGGATATAGTCCACACAACAAGCAGCATGAACTAAAGGCACCAGAGTtgttaagagcccgtttggacataagaaatttttcccttttttccaaaaaaatttcactttctttcaaaAGCAGTTTGTTCATataatttccaattttcacttgaaaatgcattttggaaattttcgaaaatttagaAAACTCTAAAAagccatttttcaaaattttcactcaaatcactaacaaaacttcaaaaacaacccaaaattatatttatgtccaaacacaactctaaatttcaaataccattttcacttgaaatttttttcccctattttcgaattttacaattcttatgtccaaacgcccactaaatacTTCTCAATGCTTTTTGCCTCTGCTATTTGAAACCTATCCCTGAGCAGAAAAGCCCATATCAAGTGTCTTTGGTACGACATTAAAtgttttttggaaaatattttccacatATCTTCAATTGTGGAAAAACTTTCCTCCAAGGAAAATATATTAATTCCCTCTATTAGCGAGAGAAGTCATTTTCCATTGTTCTCTTACTACATATCTCTTACTTTAATCAACACTTACCCATTGTTATTCATCGTTAATACAAGTATATGACCAACAACAGTATGATTATCCCTTAACCTACACAACAACAACTCCACCAATCCACAGCTTCTTAACGCGAACGCGGTACCACTATCGCAACGCATAGAGCAACCCGCTCAAACTTTTGCAAACGCACTCCTCCTGACGCGACCGCAATGACTAAACCACCAGTGGCCCCATaatactcttcgcgatcgcgatactcctccgcgatcgcgatgactAATAACCCAGCGCCAGAAATCAGAGAAACCACCGATACCAATATGaggaaaatgatccgaaatcactccggaactcacccgagcccccgcaggaccccgtccgaacataccattGCTAGAAGGAGGGCTTGAACCTTCAATCTTGTGGTTAACAGCCACACGCTCTAACCAAATGAACTATTCCAGCTGCTTATTCATCACAGATTTATAGTTTAACTAGCTTTAGGATGATTATCAATCTACCGTAATCCTCCTACTTCATCCAACCTTGGGAACAGAGCAAGCTCACACAGGATAATCATGTGTAAGCAATATTTATATCTAACCAAACACATGAAAATTATCCTGTAAATGTAAAAAATTAATGTTCACAAAAACTAAAATTCATGAAAACactttccttcataccaaacacactcgAGAGTCGAGAAGCTTATTTATTTCCCAGAACGAAATTAGATGAACATTCCTAATGTTAAAATTAATACACAACAGCACCATGTATAatcaaaaatttaaaagtacCAACATCACAgttaaacaaacaaaaacaaaccagcaTTTTAATCAGATCATAAAAACCCACTTAATACTAACAAAAACAAAGActacaaaacaaaaaagagagaaagaaattaTACCCTCTTCTCGCCAAGGAAATTCCTGATCTCAATGGCCTTATTCCCACCACTAATCGACGCATTGATAGGAAAATGAGCATACACAAAACGCATCTTGTAACGGTACCCTTTAGTGACACCAGTGATCAAATTCTCAACATGACTAAGTGCTGTACGGATTGCAGCAGTAGTCTTACGTGAACCAAACCAAGCATCAATCTTGAGCTTTTTTTTGCCTGTTTCTTCATCTTTAATGAGCTGAAAATCAAGATTTAAATGCTTGAAATTTCTAGTGAGTTTTCCTCTTGGTCCTTCTACTTCTATTTGCTTTGCTTTTACTTTAATGTTTACCCCATCTGGGATGTCCATTGTTTCTGATGAGAGTATTGTCTTCATTTTGCTTTACTCTCTTTCTCTCTCGGCGTTTCTGTGAAGACAGCAAAACCCTAGCGGGGGAAGTTTGTTTAAGATGGTGAAATAGGGATTAATATGATTAATGATGTCTTTGTTTATTGGGCTTATGAGCCTTCAAAATATGGCCAGCccaatgaaattcaaaaatagccagatttacaagagattgaaaaatagccactatttcaaaagtaatcgaaatttagccactttttctATAAAGATAGatttgaacaaaaacactgtttcaaaattcagaaaatattccagcataatatactagacttccagcataatatattggaagtTTATATATATGTGCttcaatctctagtatattatgttggaattttattaaaatagcacggtctagccagttttcggattagtcattcaaaaatagccattgtttgccaagtcaatgaaaaatagacattattttgctgcaacagagatcgcttcagcataatatactggaggtcggtgcacctgtgtatgaacttccagcatattatgctggatcggtatactttgctggctccagtataatatactgaagactggagcactggtgctccaaactccagtatattatgctggaccggtatattatactgactggagttccagtataatatactagaacttgaacagtgttttcgttcagatctatctttacatgaaaagtggctaaatttcgattacctttaaaactgtggctatttttgaatgaccacttataaatctggctatttttaaatttctccctggaactttccgtgtgttagagttccagcataatatgctggaagttcatacacatgtgcaccaatctccactttattatactggaactttccgtgtcgcagtaaaatagtggctattttttaatgactttgtaaatactggctatttttcaattaccagtccgaatACTGGCTAACCCATACTATTTTGGTCCATTTTTTACTTTATCGTCTCACAAAATCACTATTTAAtagagaaatatatatttttagccgCTTCTAAAAATAAATAGCCAATAAAACGTTTAAGTTTTGTATATATGTGtatcatatacatataatatatattttaatatttttgtatatagtCCGAAAACTGGTTAACCCGTGCTATTTTGGCCCACTTTTAGCTTTATCGTCTTACAAAATCACTATTTAAtaaagaaatatatatttttagccgCTTCTAAAAATAAATAGCCAATAAAATGTTTAAGTTTTGTATATATGTGtatcatatacatataatatatcttttaatatttttgtctagcgaatgcaattagttttgaTTGATCGgccaatttttttgtattttatcttATAATTTATATATTGGTTAGGAAAAGTAAACAGCGAATCAAGTTTATGGAAAAAAAAGTCAATTATGTCCTTTGTCGATGTGCATTTGCATGTATATCAATAGAAAGATATCAAGTGATCTGCATATTAATTGAACAAATCGCTCATTAAAAATATGGCCACCCCAAGATAATAAAATTAtgagaaattaatttaaatagtcatttatttaaaaatgaagaattaacccaaatagccgcccACCCTacaacttaaactaaaaatagccagcGAATGTATattatatgcataatttatgtattaaatgtgtgtaattatgtataatcaatgtataatctatgtatatggctagaaaaagtaaacaattaatatggccggctatttgtgtaaaaatccCTTTAAGAATATAGCCATAAAGGTATATATTCTATATAATTAgtgtatagtatatgtatattgGTTAGGAGCTATAAATATTTTTATCCGTGCGGCCACTATGTATCTTCTACACTTTTTTTTGCTATAGATTGCCCCACTTCTTCCTTTATCGTCTCACGAAGTTGCCATGGCCTTTGCTCCCTATTTTATATTTCTTGTGACCAGGAGATTACAGGTTCAAATCGTAGAAACAACTTCTTGCATAAATAGTAAAAATGGCGTGAGGTAGTCACTATTTAAGatggtatttattttttatcccgCAATTCTAATATTGAGCAAAAATAgtcactactctattaaaattaacaTGAAAAGAAATTTTAACCCTTTCTTCCATTGATTTTCTTTCCAAACTCTCGCTTCTCTCTCAAGTTGGATGCAGAGACATGTGTTTTGTGGATGCATAtgttttttgtgataaaaatgcTGAATTGGGTTTTTTGATTCTTGTGAATTTGATGGCTTTGAACAGTTACGAAGATGAAAAATGATATCTTGTTGTTTTTCTAACGAGGGTCAGCTTTGTCTTGTTTCGTATGATTGCCACCTTTATTCGGTTTTTGCCTTCAATTTTATGTATGGATTCAATGCTGAATTgggtttctgattcttgttgatgcATGTGTTGTTAAAAGGATACATAAATTAATGACAgatagtcctgaacttagagttacaagttcaaaagttaaggacatgtagtcccgAACTTAAAGTTACAAGCTCAAAaactaaggacatgtagtccttaacttagacttGCAAGCTCAAAaactaaggacatgtagtccttaacttagacttgcaagctcataaattaaggacatctaGTCCTGAACTTACAATAACAAGCTtataagttaaggacacttggtcctgaacttagagttggaagttcaaaaattaaggacacttggtcctcaAATTAGaattacaagcacagaaattaaagacaggtagtccttaacttagagttacaagcacaaaaattaaggacaggtgGTCCTGGACTtcgagttacaagttcaaaagttaaggacatggagTCCCGAACTTAAAGTTACAAGCTCAAAAactaaggacaggtagtccttaacttagacttGCAAGCTCAAAAACTAAGGACAgatagtccttaacttagacttgcaagctcataaattaaggacagctAGTCCTGAACTTACAATAACAAACTtataagttaaggacacttggtcctgcacttagagttgaaagttcaaaaattaaggacaattGGTCCTCAACTTAGaattacaagcacagaaattaaggacaggtagtccttaacttagagttacaagcacaaaaattaaggacaggtagtcctggacttcgagttacaagttcaaaagttaaggacatgtaatcCTGaatttagagttacaagttcaaaagttaaggacaagtagtcctaaacttagacttacaagctcataaattcAGGATAGctagtcctgaacttacagtaacaAGCTCATATGTTAatgacacttggtcctgaactttatgAGCAGAATGATATTTTCGTCCGGCAagtaaaatttattaaagcagtggctaaagactaaagatattttaaacagtgacttaaaagtaaatacatgtctTATTAGTGGCTAACTGTGCACTTTCCGCAAAAATATAGAATagggctgcgtacaatagacctttATAGTTCGCCCCTTTCTCGGATCCCACATATAGTGGGACCTTTATAGTatatttatttcttttgtttgTGGGAAAAGAGTCAATTTTGTTCCAGTGCATTTGCATATATTTTTCTACTATTCTATAAGTGAGTATTAGCAGGCACCTCACTGTCAACATGCTTGCTTTTTTGGAGGGCATTTTAGTTATTTTATGCATTAGATGGAGACTTTTGCTGAACCAGTAGATCCCCTTGAATTCCAATCTTCCACGTTAGCTGGAGCATTTGAACCAGTACCCACTGAAAAATGCTGCAATTTAAAAAAGGACCTCAAAACTAAATCTGAAATCCTGAATAAACATAATTTTACATCCAGAAAATCAAACATCTAAAATTATGAGCGAAGAGTTATCATAAACCTTCAACAAATCAAATTGACAATCTAAACATAAATCCTAATTAAGCATGAATCGCCAATTTCAATAATTATTCTATGCGGTAAAAGTTCAGTAACTTCCCTGATTTcgtaaatatttcattaaaaatgCAGTAAATCTCAGTAGGATCTCAAACTAAACATAAACCTTGAATAAACATGAATTCACATTCGAAAAAttaaacatcttaaattattgataccctatgttgggaaaatcgttttctttaattttattttaaaaaagacGAGTAATCAATATTTGTATGTTAAAGATATGGACTGACCAGGTCAAAATATTTTTCCGAATCAAACCTTGTTCTTTTAAATTAGGTAAACTTTGCTGTGCCattagaaaattacttttcacaCCTAATCTTCTTCGTATGAAGAAAACCTTAGTGCCTTGAATCAAATTGTTTTAAAGTTAAATTTCAAATAAGAAAGATTTAAATGCTATACATAAATTGCCTTGTAAAACTATAGGCATTATTTTAGCAGCCCTTATAAGTGCCACACAATAATTAAATTTACAAAGCTTATAAATCGCATTTTCAAACTTAACAAACTGCGACTTATAAATCGACTTCTAAATCATATTTATAAGTCGAATGTGTCACTACATTATAATGTGACTATAAATGATATTGGGTACGACATATAAACCGCATTTTTAAATTGCGATTTATAAATCGCGATTTTGAAATGTGACTTATAAATAGCGATTCTGAAATGCGACTTATAAATCTACTATATAAAACTGAACCCCAGttttacaacaataacaacatatccaATATTATCCCacacatccatatatatatatatatatcacaaatTTGAAATACGACTTATATATCGCACTTTGGAATGCGACTTATAAATCTACTACAACTTGAAATGTGTTCGTTGAGATGAAGGCCTAATATTGTGGCGGGTTTTTGCAGGCCAACACCGGCGACAAATCCGGTGACTAGTCccggtttttctttttttttgctcTCAGCAGCTTTGTTCCTCGTCGTCGTTTTTTGTCGTCATGTCAGTAGAGATCAAACTTTCCCCATCCAACCGCATCTATCGCCCTAATGTACACGAAATTGTGCAAATTATCGTAAAGAAAAGTAAGTATTTACGGCCACTCCCTTATTGTTAACGAAATAAACACATAACGATTTCTTACCTAGGCATTCAATGCTTCAGTCAGCTTGCAGGTTCTTA contains:
- the LOC107767112 gene encoding large ribosomal subunit protein uL6z/uL6y yields the protein MKTILSSETMDIPDGVNIKVKAKQIEVEGPRGKLTRNFKHLNLDFQLIKDEETGKKKLKIDAWFGSRKTTAAIRTALSHVENLITGVTKGYRYKMRFVYAHFPINASISGGNKAIEIRNFLGEKRVRKVDMLEGVTVVRSEKVKDELVLDGNDIELVSRSAALINQKCHVKNKDIRKFLDGIYVSEKGRIVEEE